The genomic segment GATGTGTGCTACACTAGTTaattagcagacaagattttcttagaattccatggcattattttttaGTATTtaagtatgaagaatacaattgaataaagctgaataaaattgaaaggatattttctccaaatgaaaaAGGAGTGTGCACATTCTGtgtctattctgtgttgagcggttagcaaagaaacaggtcctcctatatgcttcattaagaggtattaatgtaactttagttgtgatacaaatgttgggctatatgtttgattttaatacattctaaggctgcatgatgtgactctagtgatgatttgaaaaaaagttgcatgaaaggcatgagctctgcttagttttttgtgtgtgcaatctgtacacacttcatcagcctcttcattcacaatttgacaagcacttaataatgcctcgaatttcccggcgcatcccctttgtgtggccgtaaccccccccccccccccccgctaaaAAAATCCTGGCCTTTTGCGGCCATTAGCCGTtatgcccttgggctgaatataataattataattcccttctccagGCTTTGTGCTCCCAAgctcctctcactcacatggctctctacAATATTTAAATGATTGTTACCCAATGCCCATCATGTGATGGGCATTGGGTACACTCAAAAAGATCTTAGTTTCCTTCCAGACCTTAAAACAAATGGTCTTCTGATGTAATTcaagcattgacatggactcagaacatccaatttcgTTATTTCTCtatgaacatttttttttttttttttaactatacaCAATCTAAAAACAGGAAAAatgaaacagagaaaacagaattggggaaaatataaaaacatttgagaaaataaataacatatttgGTAGCGTCCccttagagttgtttattaaccattatttgaccaggtatattgacagaaaacatagtgcactactttctcttgtacactaaggaccaggggaagagttgacaacatagtacactactttctcttgtacactaaggaccagggaagagttgacaacatagtacactactttctcttgtacactaaggaccaggggaagagttgacaacatagtgcactacttctcttgtacactaaggacctggGGAAAGTTGACacacatagtacactactttctcttgtacactaaggaccaggggaagagttgacaacatagtacactactttctcttgtacactaaggaccaggggaagagttgacaacatagtgcactactttctcttgtaacactaaggaccaggggaagagttgacaacatagtgcactactttctcttgtacactaaggaccagggaagagttgacaacatagtaactaactttctcttgtacactaaggaccagggaagagttgacaacatagtacactactttctcttgtacactaaggaccaggggaagagttgacaacatagtacactactttctcttgtaacactaaggaccaggggaagagttgaacaacatagtacactactttctcttgtcACTAAAGGACCTGgggaagagttgacaacatagtacactactttctctGTACACTAAGGACCAGGGGAAAGTAACTTgacaacatagtacactactttctcttgtacactaaggaccaggggaagagttgacaacatagtacactactttctcttgtacactaaggacgaggggaagagttgcagggagaggagaagagaagaatgttcctatttgaaagctagaaaaCAATGAGTAGCTCACGACATGTTAWTTTTTTWTTTWWWtttagctctcatgctagaaaaggacCCCTGATCTACATACTATACTACTAGGGTTAACTTGGTATTCTCCACAGAAGGAGAGTATATTTTCTATATCTATTGTCTATCTGGGTTTCTTCTCCCTGTAAAGAGCTCAGCGATGCTTCCTCCAGTATGCTATGGCTGCAGCACAAGCCAGTGAAGCCAGGAGCGTCACGCTGCACCACCATGCCACCTTTCGGGACGCTTTCCATACTTCCTGACTGATCCAAGGGAGAAGGTTTTCCCTGATTAACTGTAGAGTCCAGTTGATTATGTTAACCATGACTTGGGGTTGGTTCTGTGCATGTGCTCTGTGAATAAGCTTGTAGGCCAGGTGATGAAGGGCTGCCACTTTGCCCAAGTTGATTCCACCTGTGAAAAGCTCCTTGGTTGTTCCAAAGAAAACATCCTGGATAGAACAGACCGGGACTTCACTCATTAAGCGTTGAAGCTCAGCATTTGTGTTCAGTGCCTCAGTAGTCTTCAGTAGCTGTTCCACAATCTCTTTTAACACATGACCCTGGAGTTCATTA from the Salvelinus sp. IW2-2015 unplaced genomic scaffold, ASM291031v2 Un_scaffold5666, whole genome shotgun sequence genome contains:
- the LOC112078424 gene encoding apoptosis regulator BAX-like, whose translation is MVXYYDSIMEVAAVILRGYVIERFRAEGIQLSPEELGGTPNELQGHVLKEIVEQLLKTTEALNTNAELQRLMSEVPVCSIQDVFFGTTKELFTGGINLGKVAALHHLAYKLIHRAHAQNQPQVMVNIINWTLQLIRENLLPWISQEVWKASRKVAWWCSVTLLASLACAAAIAYWRKHR